One genomic window of Ilyobacter polytropus DSM 2926 includes the following:
- a CDS encoding P-II family nitrogen regulator, which produces MKRIQAIIRPNRLEVLKKALVDNGIGGMTVTEVRGFGRQKGKIEIFRGVEYKTDFIKKLKIEILCKEENLEKIIKVIMESVREGEPGDGKIFIFPNEEIIRISSGEKGKEAI; this is translated from the coding sequence ATGAAAAGGATCCAAGCGATTATAAGACCCAACAGACTTGAAGTTTTAAAAAAGGCGTTGGTTGATAACGGCATCGGTGGAATGACTGTAACTGAGGTACGAGGATTTGGACGACAAAAAGGAAAAATAGAAATTTTCAGGGGGGTAGAATACAAGACAGATTTTATCAAAAAGCTTAAAATTGAAATTTTATGTAAAGAGGAAAACTTGGAAAAAATAATAAAGGTTATAATGGAAAGTGTCAGAGAGGGAGAGCCTGGAGACGGAAAAATATTTATATTCCCAAATGAGGAAATAATAAGAATTAGCTCTGGAGAAAAAGGTAAAGAAGCTATTTAA
- a CDS encoding ammonium transporter: MKKMKWKAIVLCLMLTMGLSAFAEVGAEEVQTNLNWTWTLIAAAMVFFMQAGFAMVEAGFTRAKNAGNIIMKNVMDFSMGILAFWAVGFAFMFGKGNLLGTTNFFGMGLADWDWTFFIFQGVFAATAATIVSGAMAERTKFGSYLVSSFLITAFVYPIFGHWAWGSLFGQSTGWLENMGFIDFAGSTVVHSVGGWAALAAAIVLGPRIGKFKDKEISAIPGHSIPLASLGVFILWFGWFGFNCGSTTTGTSEIGLIATNTSLAAAAGSISALVISQMIFKKADIGMTLNGSLAGLVGITAGCANVDPWASVIIGLVAGVLVVLSVLFIDKMHIDDPVGAVSVHGVNGAWGTLAAGIFNAEKLFDPKIIGVQAIGIAAAFVVAFVGGLIIFNVVKAVMGLRVSAKEEIEGLDIGEHGYSAYPEFPSHTEVSLFK, encoded by the coding sequence ATGAAAAAGATGAAATGGAAAGCGATAGTTTTATGCTTAATGCTGACAATGGGTCTTAGTGCATTTGCAGAAGTTGGAGCCGAAGAGGTACAGACTAACCTTAACTGGACATGGACATTGATTGCTGCCGCAATGGTATTCTTTATGCAAGCTGGATTTGCAATGGTAGAAGCTGGATTTACAAGAGCAAAAAATGCAGGAAACATCATAATGAAAAATGTAATGGACTTTTCCATGGGTATTTTGGCATTCTGGGCTGTTGGTTTCGCCTTTATGTTTGGTAAGGGAAACCTTTTAGGAACTACAAACTTTTTTGGAATGGGTCTTGCTGACTGGGACTGGACATTCTTTATTTTCCAAGGTGTATTTGCTGCTACAGCTGCAACAATAGTTTCTGGAGCCATGGCAGAGAGAACAAAATTTGGTTCTTACCTTGTATCTAGTTTTTTAATAACTGCCTTTGTTTATCCTATCTTTGGTCACTGGGCATGGGGAAGTCTTTTTGGGCAATCAACTGGATGGCTTGAAAACATGGGATTCATCGATTTTGCCGGATCTACTGTAGTTCACTCTGTTGGTGGATGGGCTGCCCTAGCTGCTGCAATCGTTTTAGGACCAAGAATCGGTAAATTCAAAGACAAAGAAATCTCAGCTATACCTGGTCACTCTATACCTTTAGCTTCTTTAGGTGTATTCATCCTTTGGTTTGGTTGGTTCGGATTTAACTGTGGAAGTACTACAACTGGTACATCTGAAATAGGTCTTATCGCTACAAATACATCTTTAGCCGCTGCTGCTGGATCTATATCTGCTCTCGTTATATCTCAGATGATATTTAAAAAGGCTGATATTGGTATGACACTTAATGGTTCTCTGGCTGGGCTAGTAGGTATCACTGCTGGATGTGCAAATGTTGATCCTTGGGCATCTGTGATAATAGGATTGGTAGCAGGAGTACTTGTTGTTCTATCAGTATTATTTATTGATAAGATGCATATCGATGATCCAGTTGGAGCTGTCTCAGTACACGGTGTCAATGGAGCTTGGGGAACTCTTGCAGCTGGAATTTTCAATGCTGAAAAATTGTTTGATCCAAAAATTATAGGAGTACAGGCAATAGGTATCGCAGCGGCATTTGTAGTAGCCTTTGTGGGAGGTTTAATCATATTTAATGTAGTAAAAGCTGTTATGGGACTACGTGTGTCAGCAAAAGAAGAGATAGAAGGTCTAGATATAGGAGAGCACGGTTACTCAGCTTATCCTGAGTTCCCTTCTCACACAGAAGTATCGCTATTCAAGTAA
- a CDS encoding P-II family nitrogen regulator codes for MKMIVAIIRPIGINPLKEALCAANIKGMTISEVRGFGRQLGKKEIFRGVEYLVEYVPNLQVEILVKDSDVERVVDLILKATKTGETGDGKIFIHPVDDVVRIRTGERGEGAI; via the coding sequence ATGAAGATGATCGTTGCTATAATTAGACCTATAGGCATCAATCCTTTGAAAGAAGCTTTATGTGCCGCTAATATAAAGGGTATGACTATTAGTGAAGTGAGGGGTTTTGGTAGACAACTTGGAAAGAAAGAGATTTTTAGAGGTGTCGAGTATTTAGTGGAATATGTACCAAATCTCCAAGTTGAAATACTTGTAAAAGACAGTGATGTTGAAAGAGTTGTGGATTTGATATTAAAAGCTACTAAAACTGGTGAAACTGGTGATGGTAAGATATTTATACATCCTGTTGATGACGTTGTGAGAATCAGAACTGGTGAAAGAGGAGAAGGAGCTATCTAA